In Methylobacterium sp. WL1, the sequence CGCCACCGCCGAGAAGGCCGCCGTCGACCGGACCCAAGATCTCGCCGAGGTCGGACGCCGCCTCGAGGAAGCCCGGGTGCAGGAGGCCAAGCTGCGCGCCGATCTCGCGACCATGACCCAGGAGGCCACGGCCAAGACGGCCGACCTCGCCAAGGCCGAGGAGCGCCAGCAGAACGCCCGCGAGGCCGCCGCCGCCGCCCAGAAGGAACTGGCCGATGCCCGGACCGCGACCGAACAAGCCACCAAGCAGCGCACGGACACCGAGCAGGCCGTCGCAGCCCTGACCGCCAACAAGGACAAGCTCGCCGCCGAGGTCGAGCAGGCGAACCGCGATGCCCAGCAGGCCCGCGACGCCCTGGCGAACGTCCGCAAGGAACTCGCCGAGGCCCAGGCGCAGCGCGACCGCGTCGTGTCCGAGCGAGGCCAGGCAGAGCAGGCGCTACAGAAGCTCTCCGCCGACCGCGATGCCGACACGGCGGCCCTCGACGCCCTGCGCGAGCGCCAGACAGACGCTCAGGCCGAGCTGGCCACGCTGAGCGAGACGCTGGCCACCCGCAACAAAGAGGCGGCAGCCCTCGACGAGCGGCTGGCCGCGGCTCGGCAGGACTTGTCCGCCGCCCAGGCGAAGCTCGCAGAAACCCGCCAGCAGCTCGCCACCCCGCCGGCCGCGGTGCCGAGCCAGCCGGCT encodes:
- a CDS encoding chromosome partitioning protein ParA, producing the protein MAIDYRSELRRPLPFSLAVVATVLLIWLIVASIAGSRQRSARDHRIEDLQGQQTALRTDLDRQISTAGTLSALQAKIATAQQQDQQASKAAEAAKSRAATLNQEQQAAEAKASEAKKAAEAETQKLTDLQSQITQAEGKLSPLREAIATAEKAAVDRTQDLAEVGRRLEEARVQEAKLRADLATMTQEATAKTADLAKAEERQQNAREAAAAAQKELADARTATEQATKQRTDTEQAVAALTANKDKLAAEVEQANRDAQQARDALANVRKELAEAQAQRDRVVSERGQAEQALQKLSADRDADTAALDALRERQTDAQAELATLSETLATRNKEAAALDERLAAARQDLSAAQAKLAETRQQLATPPAAVPSQPAR